In Cyprinus carpio isolate SPL01 chromosome B7, ASM1834038v1, whole genome shotgun sequence, a genomic segment contains:
- the LOC109065715 gene encoding uncharacterized protein LOC109065715, with translation MEFQIPMPFSHPLQIPIPIPIPAVQRKTDALIQCIIDNKEQRLRRLLRGKDVNGLYPSEDWNDDVTPLTAAVLCFNEVICSYLLEESADPNKPSTNGRTPLHYAAFTTGVPLSIVKRLLAAKANPNGHGLQILSPLQCAVDRDREDIVKALIEAGASPDSNYGVNPELDKKVERMINQLSSQGEVFEKVHLFFSLSCAVRTKNQTEVYRIYNKHFFQEDPFNHIILFEVYYGVIGQGVEQYHQSAIKWLKDTKSTDRYIEGVIKRFPKIPQNYCLNPLNCLNVALCISKSIFPQVFSDLVSILTNSLQHSGNPQGERVNHLILKILNVMMQKTSQQKLGLNHSVYGKLCKSLLPLTRPDYSSLIGVWTYGLFACINDIAPEPVALCGLSPIPEMILNTAEIEMDEVMKRKLHKLDESLRHPAGLSAVDSLCEETAALSTSRKKKKKRKKKKIQQEVESQESEQQDKEDPVETSIEESNSSVQPLTLENPNISRRWHQTSHRWRSKIEKLANIDTSRTNRLPGLTLVLDPEFLIANGSDGTQVFLGLRDDGTEVAVKRMIRFNYQVLKNEEQFLRLPELDDPSIVRYVDFAEDDNFGYLVLQLCEYTLDEYIQDHLPDDSAERSLILKKLVKEVLCSLQVLHNQQSRVVHRDIKPQNVLIDIKGKARLADFGISRRFKQSETTLRTSIAGTRCWKAKETIKDKVNTNYKRSSDIQVAGMLVYYILSGGQHPFGEDVDCEYNISRGRYSLEHLDDDVAKDLVEWMINENANERPTVEQTLAHPFFWTDERRVWYLKILGSEKEAENCRNADEELLNAIAKYTEGKSFSEWKNKLPSELVQKLDGKKKPYPENTLGLLRFIRNLHEHYKDDAVKIKNKELFTNLNLT, from the exons ATGGAATTCCAGATCCCAATGCCATTTTCACATCCACTTCAAATTCCAATTCCAATTCCAATTCCAGCAGTACAAAGAAAAACAGACGCTCTAATACAATGCATCATAGACAACAAGGAGCAGAGACTTCGGAGATTATTAAGAGGAAAAGATGTTAATGGACTGTACCCTTCTGAAGACTGGAATGATGATGTTACGCCATTAACTGCTGCAGTTTTATGCTTTAATGAAGTAATCTGCTCTTATCTACTTGAAGAGTCAGCTGATCCAAACAAACCATCAACAAATGGACGAACTCCTCTACATTATGCTGCATTTACAACTGGGGTTCCACTGAGTATTGTGAAAAGATTACTTGCAGCAAAAGCTAACCCAAATGGACATGGGTTACAAATTTTAAGTCCATTGCAATGTGCGGTTGATCGTGACCGTGAAGACATTGTGAAAGCACTTATAGAGGCTGGAGCTTCACCTGACAGCAACTATGGGGTGAATCCAGAGCTTGATAAAAAGGTGGAGCGAATGATTAATCAGTTATCTTCACAGGGTGAAGTATTTGAGAAAGTAcatctatttttttctctttcttgtgcTGTACGaacaaaaaatcaaacagaaGTTTACAGAATCTATAACAAACATTTCTTTCAAGAGGATCCTTTCaatcatattattttgtttgaGGTGTATTATGGTGTCATTGGTCAAGGTGTGGAGCAGTATCATCAGAGCGCCATCAAGTGGTTAAAAGATACAAAAAGCACAGATAGATACATTGAGGGAGTCATCAAACGCTTCCCAAAAATCCCTCAGAATTACTGCCTGAATCCACTAAACTGCTTAAATGTTGCTTTATGTATCAGCAAAAGCATCTTTCCTCAGGTATTCAGTGATCTTGTTTCAATTCTAACAAACAGTCTTCAGCACTCAGGAAATCCACAAGGAGAAAGAGTCAATCATCTGATACTAAAGATACTCAATGTTATGATGCAGAAGACGTCTCAACAGAAACTGGGACTCAATCATTCTGTATATGGGAAGTTGTGCAAAAGTCTATTGCCTCTCACACGTCCTGATTATTCAAGTCTGATTGGAGTTTGGACCTATGGACTGTTTGCCTGTATAAATGATATTGCTCCGGAACCTGTAGCCCTGTGTGGATTGTCACCCATCCCAGAGATGATACTCAACACTGCAGAGATAGAGATGGATGAAGTCATGAAAAGAAAGCTGCATAAGTTGGATGAATCACTGAGACATCCAGCAGGTTTGAGTGCAGTGGATAGTTTATGTGAGGAGACTGCAGCTCTATCAACAAgcaggaagaagaaaaagaagaggaagaagaaaaaaatccagcAAGAGGTGGAATCACAAGAAAGTGAGCAGCAAGATAAAGAGGACCCTGTAGAGACATCCATTGAGGAATCAAATTCAAGTGTGCAGCCACTCACACTTGAGAACCCAAATATCTCAAGAAGGTGGCATCAAACAAGCCATCGTTGGAGGTCCAAGATTGAGAAGCTAGCTAACATTGATACTAGCAGAACAAATAGACTGCCAGGTCTTACTCTTGTTCTTGATCCTGAATTTCTGATTGCTAATGGAAGTGATGGAACACAAGTTTTCCTTGGTTTGAGGGATGACGGCACTGAGGTGGCTGTGAAACGAATGATTAGGTTTAATTACCAAGTCCTCAAAAATGAGGAGCAATTTCTACGGCTTCCAGAACTTGATGATCCCTCCATCGTGCGATATGTGGACTTTGCTGAAGATGACAATTTCGGATAccttgttcttcaactttgtgaGTACACGCTGGATGAATATATCCAAGATCATTTACCAGATGACAGCGCTGAGAGATCTTTGATCCTGAAGAAGCTGGTGAAGGAAGTTCTCTGCAGCTTACAGGTTTTACACAATCAGCAGAGCAGAGTGGTCCATCGAGACATCAAACCCCAGAATGTCCTGATTG ACATAAAAGGGAAAGCCAGATTGGCTGATTTTGGAATAAGTCGCCGATTCAAACAGAGTGAAACCACTTTACGAACAAGCATTGCTGGAACTAGATGTTGGAAGGCAAAAGAGACCATAAAAGATAAGGTCAACACTAATTACAAGAGGAGCTCCGACATTCAG GTTGCTGGGATGTTAGTCTACTACATTCTCTCTGGAGGACAACATCCATTTGGTGAAGATGTGGATTGTGAGTACAACATTTCACGAGGAAGATACTCACTGGAGCATCTGGATGATGATGTAGCGAAGGATCTTGTTGAATGGATGATTAATGAAAATGCAAACGAGAGACCGACTGTGGAGCAAACCCTCGCACACCCCTTCTTCTGGACTGATGAAag GAGAGTGTGGTATCTGAAAATATTGGGAAGCGAGAAAGAGGCTGAAAACTGTCGTAATGCAGATGAGGAGCTGCTTAATGCCATTGCAAAATACACAGAGGGGAAAAGCTTTTCTGAATGGAAAAATAAA TTGCCATCCGAGCTTGTCCAGAAACTGGACGGTAAGAAGAAACCCTATCCTGAGAACACACTGGGCCTGCTGCGATTTATACGCAACCTACACGAGCATTA TAAAGATGATGctgtaaaaatcaaaaataaagaattattcaCAAACCTAAAtctaacataa
- the LOC109049017 gene encoding uncharacterized protein LOC109049017 — MAFQIQVKFPVPVPVPAVPRKTDPLIQCIVDNKLKKLRKLIRSRDINGLYPSELWNDDVTPLAAAVLCRNEEICNYLLEESADPNKPSTNGRAPLDYATFTTGVPLSIVKRLLTRKADPDGNEINIFTPLQCAVDRDREDIVKALIEAGASPEKNYGVSPEVDKKVEKMICGLSSQGEVFEKVYISFSFSCAVRKKSQMEVYSIYKEHFFQEDPFVHLIYFELYYSVIGQGAEQYHQSAIKWLKDTKSADRYIEGVLKRFSRIPQEHWPIALNCLNAALCVSESVSPQVFSDLVSILTNRLQHSGNPQGERVNHLILKILNVMMQKTSEQKLRLNHSIYEKLCNSLLPLTRPDYSSLIGMWTYSFFACINCIAPELVALCGLSPVPERILNAAEIEDEAMNKKLQKLNISLKHPSGTGEGLCEETAAQEKSRKKKKKKKKKKEIQQEVGSQESEQQDKEEPHTGTEVTSIEESNSSVQPFTQPAESQNISRRWLQTSCRWSSKLEKLANIDPSRTYRLGNLTLVLSDEFQIAKGSDGTEVFLGLRDDGTEVAVKRMIKSNYKALRNEEEFLRLPQLESSSIVRYVDFAEDAHFGYLALQLCEYTLEEYIQDHLPDDSAERSLILKKLVKEVLCSLQVLHDQKTKVLHRDIKPQNVLIDINGKARLADFGISRRLKQSETTLRTSIAGTRCWKAKETIDEEANTGYKRSSDIQVAGMLLYYILSGGQHPFGKGPFCEVNILQGRYSLEHLDDDVAKDLIEWMINEDPDKRPTVEQTLAHPFFWTNERRVEYLKKMGNQNETENCRNVDEELLQTVEKYTEGKSFSEWKTKLLSELVQKLDGKKKGYPENTLGLLRFIRNLHEHYPEDAESINLMASFPDLFGSVFRFAKEQGWNSRPSLKKFFSSAPQI; from the exons ATGGCATTCCAGATCCAAGTAAAATTTCCAGTTCCAGTGCCTGTTCCAGCAGTACCTAGAAAAACAGATCCTCTAATACAATGCATCGTAGACAACAAGTTAAAGAAACTTCGCAAATTAATAAGAAGCAGAGATATTAATGGACTGTACCCTTCTGAGCTCTGGAATGATGATGTTACTCCATTAGCTGCAGCAGTTTTGTGCAGAAATGAAGAAATCTGCAATTATCTACTTGAAGAGTCAGCTGATCCAAACAAACCATCAACAAATGGACGAGCTCCTTTAGATTATGCTACATTTACAACAGGGGTTCCACTGAGTATTGTGAAAAGATTACTTACACGAAAAGCTGACCCAGatggaaatgaaataaacatttttactcCATTGCAATGTGCGGTTGATCGTGACCGTGAAGACATTGTGAAAGCACTTATAGAGGCTGGAGCTTCACCTGAAAAGAACTATGGGGTGAGTCCAGAGGTTGATAAAAAGGTGGAGAAAATGATTTGTGGACTATCTTCACAGGGTGAAGTGTTTGAGAAAGTATATatatctttctctttttcttgtgCTGTACGAAAGAAAAGTCAGATGGAAGTTTATAGTATCTATAAGGAACATTTCTTTCAAGAGGATCCTTTTgttcatttgatatattttgagcTCTACTACAGCGTCATTGGTCAAGGTGCGGAGCAGTATCATCAGAGCGCCATCAAGTGGTTAAAAGATACAAAGAGTGCAGACCGATACATCGAGGGAGTCCTCAAACGATTCTCAAGAATCCCTCAGGAACACTGGCCGATTGCACTGAACTGCTTAAATGCTGCTTTGTGTGTCAGTGAAAGTGTTTCTCCTCAGGTATTCAGTGATCTTGTGTCAATTCTAACAAACAGACTTCAGCACTCTGGAAATCCACAAGGAGAAAGAGTCAATCATCTGATACTAAAGATACTCAATGTTATGATGCAGAAGACATCTGAGCAGAAACTGAGATTGAATCATTCTATCTATGAGAAGTTATGCAATAGTCTACTGCCTCTCACACGTCCTGATTATTCAAGTCTGATTGGAATGTGGACATATAGTTTTTTCGCCTGCATAAATTGCATCGCTCCTGAACTTGTAGCACTGTGTGGATTGTCTCCTGTCCCAGAGAGGATACTTAATGCTGCAGAGATAGAGGATGAAGCTATGAACAAAAAGctacaaaaattaaacatatccCTCAAACATCCTTCAGGAACAGGAGAGGGTTTATGTGAGGAGACTGCAGCTCAGGAAAAGAgcaggaaaaagaagaagaagaagaagaagaagaaggaaatcCAGCAAGAGGTGGGATCACAAGAAAGTGAGCAGCAAGATAAAGAGGAACCACATACAGGCACTGAAGTGACTTCCATTGAGGAATCAAATTCAAGTGTGCAGCCATTCACACAACCTGCTGAGAGCCAAAATATCTCAAGAAGGTGGCTTCAGACTAGCTGTCGTTGGAGTTCTAAGCTTGAGAAGCTAGCTAATATTGATCCTAGCAGAACATACAGACTGGGAAACCTTACTCTTGTACTCAGTGATGAATTTCAGATCGCTAAAGGAAGTGATGGAACAGAAGTTTTCCTTGGTTTGAGGGACGACGGCACTGAGGTGGCTGTGAAACGAATGATTAAGTCTAATTACAAAGCTCTCAGGAATGAGGAGGAATTTCTGCGACTTCCACAGCTTGAAAGTTCCTCCATTGTGAGATATGTGGACTTCGCAGAGGATGCACATTTTGGATATCTTGCTCTTCAGCTTTGTGAGTACACACTGGAGGAATATATCCAAGATCATTTACCAGATGACAGCGCTGAGAGATCTTTGATTCTGAAGAAGCTGGTGAAGGAAGTTCTCTGCAGCTTACAAGTTTTACACGACCAGAAAACCAAAGTACTCCATCGAGACATCAAACCCCAGAATGTCCTGATTG ACATAAATGGAAAAGCCAGATTGGCTGATTTTGGCATAAGTCGCCGACTGAAACAGAGTGAAACCACTTTACGAACAAGCATTGCTGGAACTAGATGCTGGAAGGCAAAAGAGACCATAGATGAGGAGGCCAACACTGGATACAAGAGGAGCTCCGACATTCAG GTTGCCGGGATGTTATTGTACTACATTCTCTCTGGAGGACAACATCCATTTGGTAAAGGTCCATTTTGTGAAGTCAACATTCTGCAAGGAAGATACTCTCTGGAGCATCTGGATGATGATGTAGCGAAGGATCTCATCGAGTGGATgattaatgaagatccagacaaAAGACCGACTGTGGAGCAAACTCTTGCACACCCCTTCTTCTGGACTAATGAACG GAGAGtggagtatttaaaaaaaatggggaacCAGAATGAGACTGAGAACTGTCGTAATGTTGATGAGGAGCTCCTTCAAACTGTTGAAAAATACACAGAGGGGAAAAGCTTTTCTGAATGGAAAACTAAA TTGCTATCTGAGCTTGTCCAGAAATTAGATGGTAAGAAGAAAGGCTATCCTGAGAACACACTGGGCCTGCTGCGTTTTATACGCAACCTACACGAGCACTA TCCTGAGGATGCAGAGAGCATCAACCTGATGGCTTCATTCCCTGATCTGTTTGGGAGTGTGTTCAGGTTTGCGAAGGAGCAAGGATGGAACTCCAGACCGAGTCTGAAAAAGTTCTTCAGCTCAGCTCCACAGATCTGa